A genomic region of Bradyrhizobium sp. ORS 278 contains the following coding sequences:
- a CDS encoding acyl-CoA dehydrogenase family protein: MDFSLPKELTAYLDELDRFIDAEIKPLEEADDNIRFFDHRREWARTDFENGGLPRHEWEQLLRKAKDRADAAGHLRFAIPKRYGGKDGSNLWMAVIREHFASKGLGLHNDLQNEHSIVGNLPIVTMLDRYGRDDQKAMIDGSITGKYRITFGLTEPHHGSDATHMETKAVPATRDNVKGWLINGEKMWTTGMHVATHCALFARTSGNDGDARGITCFLVPAKSEGVKVEEYLWTFNMPTDHPRVSFTDVFVPEDALFGEVGRGLSLAQCFVHENRIRQAASSLGAAVFCINESVNYARERKPFGKALAENQAIQWPLVELATQAEMLRLLIRKTAWEMDQLTQAQVEHTLSDKVSMCNYWANRLCCEAADRAIQVHGGMGYSRHKPFEHIYRHHRRYRITEGSEEIQMRKVAGFLFGYMGANKR, encoded by the coding sequence ATGGATTTTTCCTTGCCTAAGGAGCTCACAGCCTATCTTGACGAGCTCGACCGCTTCATCGATGCCGAGATCAAGCCGCTCGAGGAGGCCGATGACAACATCCGGTTCTTCGACCATCGCCGGGAATGGGCGCGCACCGATTTCGAGAATGGCGGCCTGCCGCGGCATGAGTGGGAGCAATTGCTGCGTAAAGCCAAGGATCGCGCCGATGCCGCCGGCCATTTGCGCTTCGCGATCCCGAAACGCTATGGCGGCAAGGACGGCTCGAATCTCTGGATGGCCGTGATCCGCGAGCATTTCGCCTCCAAGGGACTCGGCCTGCACAACGATTTGCAGAACGAGCATTCGATCGTCGGCAATTTGCCGATCGTCACCATGCTCGACCGCTACGGCCGCGACGATCAGAAGGCGATGATCGACGGTTCGATCACCGGCAAGTACCGCATCACGTTTGGGTTGACGGAGCCGCATCACGGCTCTGACGCGACCCACATGGAGACCAAGGCCGTCCCGGCGACGCGCGACAACGTCAAGGGATGGCTGATCAACGGCGAGAAGATGTGGACGACGGGCATGCACGTCGCCACCCACTGCGCGCTGTTCGCGCGCACCTCGGGCAATGACGGCGATGCCCGCGGAATCACCTGCTTTCTGGTGCCGGCGAAGAGCGAAGGCGTGAAGGTCGAGGAGTATCTCTGGACCTTCAACATGCCGACCGACCATCCCCGTGTCAGCTTCACCGACGTGTTCGTCCCGGAGGATGCGCTGTTCGGCGAGGTCGGCCGCGGGCTGTCGCTGGCGCAGTGCTTCGTTCACGAGAACCGCATCCGGCAGGCCGCGAGCTCGCTCGGCGCCGCGGTGTTCTGCATCAATGAGAGCGTGAACTACGCGCGGGAGCGCAAGCCGTTCGGCAAGGCGCTGGCCGAGAACCAGGCGATCCAGTGGCCGCTGGTGGAGCTGGCGACCCAGGCCGAGATGCTGCGGCTCCTGATCCGCAAGACCGCGTGGGAGATGGATCAGCTGACGCAGGCGCAGGTCGAGCACACGCTGTCGGACAAGGTCTCGATGTGCAACTACTGGGCTAACCGCCTGTGCTGTGAGGCCGCCGACCGTGCCATTCAGGTGCATGGCGGCATGGGCTATTCGCGCCATAAGCCGTTCGAGCACATCTACCGCCACCACCGCCGCTACCGCATCACGGAGGGGAGCGAGGAGATCCAGATGCGCAAGGTGGCGGGGTTCCTGTTTGGATATATGGGAGCGAACAAGAGGTGA
- a CDS encoding fatty acid--CoA ligase — protein sequence MSVTTAASTLVDVVRSQAQALGSATAYEFEGRITSFAEFDRKTNQVANALKALGLKPGERIAYFGKNSDIYFELLVGAMKANVVMAPVNWRLAGPEVAFIVEDCKAPVLFVGPEFITMIRQIRDQLPSVRQIITTEGGAPEWQDYTAWRDAQRADDPGVAITPKDIALQLYTSGTTGKPKGAMLSHANFLNLVNTSNPEEKPDWNKWSTDDVSLIAMPIFHIGGSGWGLMSLYHGARGVIAREFDPTKILDFFEQSGITKLFMVPAAMQFVVRQPRARQVDFSRLKYMLYGASPIPAALLKECIDVFKCGFVQMYGMTETTGTIVALPPEDHVEGLERMRSAGKPLPGVEVAIIDPLGNPLPPREVGEIATRSGSNMAGYWNLPEATARTLGKDGWLRTGDAGYMDEDGYVYIHDRIKDMIISGGENIYPAEVESAICDHPDVAEAAVIGIPDDKWGEAVKAIVVMKPGKQATATDIINFTRTRIAGFKTPKTVDFLDALPRNPSGKILRRNLRDPYWAGKDRQVN from the coding sequence ATGTCCGTCACGACGGCAGCTTCGACGCTCGTCGACGTCGTGCGCAGCCAGGCGCAAGCACTCGGCTCCGCCACCGCCTATGAATTCGAGGGCCGCATCACCAGCTTCGCCGAATTCGACCGCAAGACCAACCAGGTCGCCAACGCGCTGAAGGCGCTCGGCCTTAAGCCGGGCGAGCGGATCGCTTATTTCGGCAAGAACAGCGACATCTATTTCGAGCTGCTGGTCGGGGCGATGAAGGCGAACGTCGTGATGGCACCGGTGAACTGGCGTCTCGCCGGTCCCGAGGTCGCCTTCATCGTCGAGGACTGCAAGGCCCCTGTCCTGTTCGTGGGACCTGAGTTCATCACGATGATCCGGCAGATCCGCGACCAGCTGCCGAGCGTGCGCCAGATCATCACCACCGAAGGCGGCGCGCCGGAATGGCAGGACTATACGGCCTGGCGTGATGCACAGCGCGCCGATGATCCGGGCGTTGCGATTACCCCGAAGGATATCGCGCTGCAGCTCTACACTTCCGGCACGACCGGCAAGCCGAAGGGCGCGATGCTGTCGCACGCCAACTTCCTCAACCTCGTCAACACCAGCAATCCCGAGGAGAAGCCGGACTGGAACAAATGGTCGACCGACGACGTCTCGCTGATCGCGATGCCGATCTTCCATATCGGCGGCTCCGGCTGGGGCCTGATGAGCCTTTATCATGGCGCCCGCGGCGTCATCGCGCGCGAGTTCGACCCGACGAAGATCCTGGATTTCTTCGAGCAGTCGGGGATCACCAAGCTGTTCATGGTGCCGGCCGCGATGCAGTTCGTCGTGCGACAGCCGCGCGCGCGGCAGGTCGACTTCTCCCGGCTCAAATACATGCTGTACGGCGCCTCGCCGATTCCGGCTGCGCTGTTGAAGGAGTGCATCGACGTCTTCAAATGCGGCTTCGTGCAGATGTACGGGATGACCGAGACCACCGGTACCATCGTCGCGCTGCCGCCTGAAGATCACGTCGAGGGGCTGGAGCGGATGCGCTCGGCCGGCAAGCCATTGCCCGGCGTCGAGGTCGCCATCATCGATCCGCTCGGCAATCCCTTGCCGCCGCGCGAGGTCGGCGAGATCGCGACGCGCTCCGGCTCCAACATGGCCGGCTACTGGAATCTGCCTGAGGCCACCGCGCGCACGCTCGGCAAAGACGGCTGGCTGCGCACCGGCGATGCCGGCTACATGGATGAGGACGGCTACGTCTACATCCACGACCGCATCAAGGACATGATCATCTCCGGCGGCGAGAACATCTATCCGGCCGAGGTCGAGAGCGCGATCTGCGATCACCCCGACGTCGCCGAGGCTGCCGTGATCGGCATTCCCGACGACAAATGGGGCGAGGCAGTCAAGGCGATCGTGGTGATGAAGCCGGGCAAGCAGGCCACCGCGACCGACATCATCAACTTCACCCGCACCCGCATCGCCGGCTTCAAGACGCCGAAGACCGTGGATTTCCTCGATGCGCTGCCGCGCAATCCCTCGGGCAAGATCCTGCGGCGCAATCTGCGCGACCCGTATTGGGCTGGAAAGGACAGGCAAGTGAATTGA
- a CDS encoding alpha/beta hydrolase, which translates to MKRGVTVLACVSALAVAGYFAMAKWGIQHESREFYDAARQRPINVDIAVRTDYEMKANAGLWRLPVAVISNGNTVKNTEYSFLANVFAARGYLVASVQQDLPTDPPLVTKVGLPYVGRLDVYKKGEANILCVLNEMKKRHPNADYDHLTLVGHSNGGDTAMYFAKEHPNIVSQVVTLDNLRVPFVVRDKLKILSFRSDDPQFKTDPDVLPKQLGKKSGIDIIKTEFQHTWMSDRGPYTARERIQATLDKYLGGDATSELAPADTDNLIVTNGAAALP; encoded by the coding sequence ATGAAGCGCGGTGTGACGGTTTTGGCCTGTGTGTCTGCCCTGGCTGTGGCCGGCTACTTTGCGATGGCCAAATGGGGCATCCAGCACGAGAGCCGCGAGTTCTACGATGCCGCGCGGCAGCGGCCGATCAACGTCGACATCGCGGTCCGCACCGACTATGAGATGAAGGCCAATGCCGGGCTGTGGCGGCTGCCCGTGGCGGTCATCTCCAACGGCAATACGGTCAAGAACACCGAGTACTCGTTCCTGGCGAACGTGTTCGCCGCGCGCGGCTATCTCGTCGCCAGCGTGCAGCAGGATCTGCCGACCGATCCGCCGCTCGTCACCAAGGTTGGCCTGCCCTATGTCGGCCGGCTGGATGTCTACAAGAAGGGCGAGGCTAACATTCTCTGCGTGCTGAACGAGATGAAGAAGCGGCATCCCAATGCCGACTACGATCATCTGACGCTGGTCGGCCATTCCAACGGCGGCGACACCGCGATGTATTTCGCCAAGGAGCATCCGAACATCGTCTCGCAGGTCGTGACGCTGGACAATCTGCGCGTGCCTTTCGTGGTCAGGGACAAGCTGAAGATCCTGTCGTTCCGCTCGGACGATCCGCAGTTCAAGACCGATCCGGATGTGCTGCCCAAGCAGCTCGGCAAGAAGAGCGGCATCGACATCATCAAGACCGAATTCCAGCACACCTGGATGAGCGACCGCGGGCCCTATACGGCGCGGGAGCGGATCCAGGCGACACTTGACAAATATCTCGGCGGCGATGCGACCAGCGAGCTTGCGCCGGCGGATACCGACAATCTCATCGTCACGAACGGTGCCGCGGCCCTGCCGTGA
- a CDS encoding phosphotransferase family protein produces the protein MIETELSACVAAFMPGATGVRGAAKLSGGASQETWRFDVVHPGGDVAAILRRSPKGYGAAPGRAAGLDNEAALMQLAHAAGVPSPEVLHVLRPSDDLGTGFIMRRVEGETIARKILRDAEFADARPRLARQLGSIAAGIHGISREALPALREMNATKEIAELAREYHSFDWPRPVFDLALRWLSQNDPGPSAEVTLVHGDFRNGNLIIGPDGVRAVLDWELAHLGDPMEDLGWICVNSWRFGEIDKPVGGFGAREELFAGYEAAGRKVDAGRVKFWEVMGTLRWGVMCCGMMQRFRIGPDHSMERAMIGRRASETEIDLLRLLAPRGEG, from the coding sequence ATGATCGAGACCGAGCTGTCAGCTTGCGTCGCCGCGTTCATGCCGGGTGCGACCGGTGTGCGTGGCGCCGCGAAGCTCTCCGGCGGTGCCAGCCAGGAGACGTGGCGCTTCGACGTCGTCCATCCCGGCGGCGATGTCGCCGCCATCCTGCGCCGCTCGCCAAAAGGCTACGGCGCCGCGCCCGGCCGCGCCGCCGGGCTCGACAACGAGGCGGCCCTGATGCAGCTGGCGCATGCCGCCGGCGTGCCGTCGCCCGAGGTGCTGCATGTGCTGCGGCCCTCCGACGATCTCGGCACCGGCTTCATCATGCGCCGGGTCGAGGGCGAGACCATTGCGCGCAAGATTTTGCGCGACGCTGAATTCGCCGACGCCCGGCCGCGGCTCGCCCGCCAGCTCGGAAGCATCGCCGCCGGCATCCATGGCATTTCACGCGAGGCGCTGCCCGCTCTGCGTGAGATGAACGCAACCAAGGAGATCGCCGAGCTCGCGCGCGAGTATCATAGCTTCGATTGGCCACGTCCGGTGTTCGATCTGGCGTTGCGTTGGCTGTCGCAGAACGATCCTGGCCCTTCTGCCGAGGTGACGCTGGTGCACGGCGACTTCCGCAACGGCAATCTCATCATCGGTCCCGACGGCGTGCGCGCCGTGCTCGACTGGGAGCTCGCCCATCTCGGCGACCCGATGGAGGATCTCGGCTGGATCTGCGTCAACTCCTGGCGATTTGGCGAGATCGACAAACCGGTCGGCGGCTTCGGCGCGCGCGAGGAGCTGTTCGCCGGGTACGAAGCCGCGGGCCGCAAGGTCGATGCCGGCAGGGTGAAGTTCTGGGAGGTCATGGGCACGTTGCGTTGGGGCGTGATGTGCTGCGGCATGATGCAGCGGTTTCGGATCGGCCCCGACCACTCGATGGAACGCGCCATGATCGGCCGCCGCGCCTCCGAGACCGAGATCGATCTGCTGCGGCTGCTGGCACCGCGAGGAGAGGGCTGA
- a CDS encoding acetyl-CoA acetyltransferase, which produces MTTTALPPDRIPVIVGVGEIVDRPKDIADGLEPMALLEQAIRRAENDAGAKLVQNTGSLDVVNFLSWRYRDPQQLLAQRLGVTPAHCTYGPVGGESPIRYLHEAALRIARGECEVAIVCGAEAQSTATKAERAGVTLPWTPFAHDVEEPKRGAAFQKPLAVKLGVFRPVSVYPFYEVATAAKWGQTPRQALAESGELWSRFSAVAAYNPNAWLKRHFAPEEITMPSADNRPIAWPYTKLMVANPMVNMGAALILTSLAKARAVGVAESRMIYPLGGASAEDPRDYLTRDQFAESHPQNAVLKAAMNLVGGKGTAFDVIELYSCFPCVPKMARRTLGLGADVEPTVTGGLTFFGAPLNTYMTHAACAMVRRLRGGGARRGLLYGQGGFVTKHHALVISREPPASLSQDVSVQAEADRHRGVAPEFVSEASGHGKVESVTALYDRNGEVEHGVVMLRTEQHTRTLARVPPQDTTTLARLMDLDRTPVGALGEISMAADGVPEWRLS; this is translated from the coding sequence ATGACCACCACTGCCCTGCCCCCGGACCGCATTCCCGTGATCGTCGGCGTCGGCGAGATCGTCGACCGGCCGAAGGACATCGCGGACGGACTGGAGCCGATGGCGCTGCTCGAGCAGGCGATCCGCCGCGCGGAAAATGACGCCGGGGCCAAGCTCGTGCAGAACACCGGCTCGCTCGACGTCGTCAACTTCCTGAGCTGGCGCTATCGCGATCCCCAGCAGTTGCTCGCGCAGCGGCTCGGCGTAACGCCGGCGCACTGCACTTACGGTCCGGTGGGCGGCGAGAGCCCGATCCGCTATCTGCACGAGGCCGCGTTGCGGATCGCGCGCGGTGAATGCGAGGTCGCGATCGTCTGTGGCGCCGAGGCGCAGTCGACCGCGACCAAGGCCGAGCGCGCCGGCGTGACCTTGCCTTGGACACCGTTCGCGCATGACGTGGAGGAGCCGAAGCGCGGCGCGGCCTTCCAGAAGCCACTGGCCGTGAAGCTCGGCGTGTTCCGTCCGGTCTCTGTCTATCCCTTCTATGAAGTCGCAACCGCCGCCAAATGGGGCCAGACGCCACGGCAGGCGCTCGCCGAATCCGGCGAACTGTGGTCGCGCTTCTCGGCGGTGGCCGCCTACAATCCGAATGCCTGGCTGAAGCGGCACTTCGCGCCGGAGGAGATCACGATGCCCTCGGCCGACAACCGCCCGATCGCCTGGCCCTACACCAAGCTGATGGTCGCCAATCCCATGGTCAACATGGGCGCGGCGCTGATCCTGACCAGCCTAGCAAAGGCGCGCGCCGTCGGAGTTGCCGAGAGCCGCATGATCTACCCGCTGGGGGGCGCTTCGGCGGAAGACCCGCGCGATTATCTCACGCGCGATCAGTTCGCGGAGAGCCACCCGCAGAACGCGGTGCTGAAGGCGGCGATGAACCTCGTCGGCGGCAAGGGCACGGCGTTCGACGTGATCGAGCTCTACAGCTGCTTCCCTTGCGTGCCGAAGATGGCGCGGCGGACGCTCGGGCTCGGCGCCGACGTCGAGCCGACCGTCACCGGCGGGCTCACCTTCTTTGGCGCGCCACTCAACACCTACATGACGCATGCGGCCTGCGCGATGGTGCGGCGGCTGCGCGGCGGCGGCGCCAGGCGCGGCCTGCTCTACGGCCAGGGCGGGTTCGTCACCAAGCATCACGCGCTGGTGATCTCCCGCGAGCCGCCGGCCTCGCTGTCACAAGACGTCAGCGTGCAGGCGGAGGCTGATCGTCATCGCGGCGTCGCGCCGGAGTTCGTCAGTGAAGCGAGCGGCCACGGCAAGGTCGAGAGCGTCACCGCGCTGTATGATCGGAATGGCGAGGTCGAGCATGGCGTGGTGATGCTGCGCACCGAGCAGCACACGCGCACGCTGGCGCGCGTGCCGCCACAAGATACAACAACGCTGGCGCGGCTGATGGATCTGGACCGGACCCCTGTCGGGGCGCTCGGCGAAATCAGCATGGCCGCTGATGGCGTGCCGGAGTGGCGGCTGAGCTAG
- a CDS encoding enoyl-CoA hydratase/isomerase — MQFKHVTLDFDGPVAILTLDHQEVMNAVSIDMLGGLAEALDEIEERKADVRCLVVTGAGRAFCTGANLQGRNAQAKPGRSNAGAALETAFHPFLRRLRNLHCPIVTSVNGPAAGAGMSFALMGDMILCAKSAYFLQAFRRIGLVPDCGSTWLLPRLVGKARAIELSLLGEKLPAETALQWGLVNRIYDDAALKEETMKLAHELANGPTVALAQIRRLYWESPENSFEEQLNEEFQSQRIAGSTADFKEGVTAFLEKRPAKFKGQ; from the coding sequence ATGCAATTCAAGCACGTCACGCTCGATTTCGACGGGCCCGTCGCCATCCTCACGCTGGATCATCAGGAGGTGATGAACGCGGTTTCGATCGACATGCTCGGCGGCCTTGCCGAGGCGCTCGACGAAATCGAGGAGAGGAAAGCCGACGTACGCTGTCTCGTCGTGACCGGCGCCGGGCGCGCGTTCTGCACCGGCGCCAATCTGCAGGGCCGCAACGCGCAGGCTAAGCCCGGTCGCAGCAATGCGGGCGCGGCGCTCGAGACCGCCTTTCATCCCTTCCTTCGCCGCCTGCGCAATCTGCATTGTCCGATCGTCACCTCGGTGAACGGCCCGGCGGCGGGCGCCGGCATGAGCTTCGCGCTGATGGGCGACATGATCCTGTGCGCCAAGTCCGCGTACTTCCTGCAGGCCTTCCGCCGCATCGGCCTGGTGCCGGATTGCGGCTCGACTTGGCTGCTGCCGCGCCTTGTCGGCAAGGCCCGCGCGATCGAGCTGTCGCTGCTCGGTGAGAAGCTGCCGGCCGAGACGGCACTGCAATGGGGCCTCGTCAACCGCATCTATGACGATGCGGCGCTGAAAGAGGAGACGATGAAGCTCGCGCACGAGCTCGCCAACGGCCCGACGGTCGCGCTGGCGCAGATCCGTCGTCTCTATTGGGAGAGCCCGGAGAACTCGTTCGAGGAGCAGCTCAACGAGGAATTCCAGTCGCAGCGCATCGCCGGCAGCACCGCCGACTTCAAGGAGGGCGTCACCGCCTTCCTCGAGAAGCGTCCCGCCAAGTTCAAGGGCCAATGA
- a CDS encoding enoyl-CoA hydratase-related protein, whose amino-acid sequence MELKFSKITRKGPVTIVTLARPEVYNALHTDAHYELEAVFDGFAADPEQWVAIVTGEGDKAFCAGNDLKWQAAGGKRGWGRSGFGGLTSRFDCDKPLIAAVNGVAMGGGFEIALACDLIIASENATFALPEPRVGLAALAGGLQRLPRQIGMKRAMGMILTGRHVGAREGHELGFVNEVVPQGEALSAAERWAETIAKNSPMSIRASKQAIEKGLAVSLEQAITEQRDYPAVQAMIHSQDYIEGPKAFSEKRAPNWLGR is encoded by the coding sequence ATGGAGCTGAAATTCTCGAAGATCACGCGCAAGGGACCGGTCACGATCGTGACCCTGGCGCGCCCCGAGGTCTACAACGCGCTGCATACCGACGCCCATTACGAGCTCGAAGCGGTGTTCGACGGCTTCGCCGCCGATCCCGAGCAATGGGTCGCGATCGTCACCGGCGAGGGCGACAAGGCGTTCTGCGCCGGCAACGACCTGAAATGGCAGGCGGCCGGCGGCAAGCGCGGCTGGGGCCGAAGCGGCTTCGGCGGCCTGACCTCGCGCTTCGACTGCGACAAGCCGCTGATCGCCGCCGTCAACGGCGTCGCGATGGGCGGCGGCTTCGAGATCGCGCTGGCCTGCGACCTGATCATCGCCTCTGAGAATGCCACCTTCGCGCTGCCCGAACCGCGTGTCGGCCTCGCCGCGCTCGCCGGCGGCCTGCAGCGGCTGCCGCGTCAGATCGGCATGAAGCGCGCGATGGGCATGATCCTGACCGGCCGCCATGTCGGCGCCCGCGAGGGCCATGAGCTCGGCTTCGTCAACGAAGTGGTGCCGCAAGGCGAAGCACTGTCGGCCGCGGAACGCTGGGCCGAGACCATCGCCAAGAACTCGCCGATGTCGATCCGCGCCTCCAAGCAAGCGATCGAGAAGGGCCTCGCGGTCTCGCTGGAGCAGGCCATCACCGAGCAGCGCGATTATCCCGCCGTGCAGGCGATGATCCATTCGCAGGACTACATCGAGGGTCCCAAGGCGTTCTCGGAGAAGCGGGCGCCGAACTGGCTGGGGCGGTAA
- a CDS encoding DUF6285 domain-containing protein: MQDEPTPTELVQAVADFLRNDIAPLISGHQAFKLRVGINALDLVVRQLIQAAPADTAEHVRLKELLGQDGTLLDLNRALAEQIASGTLDLTTPGLKEHLWQTTLDKLAVDQPNYAAYKREAGRDRDGA, from the coding sequence ATGCAGGACGAACCGACACCGACGGAGCTGGTTCAAGCAGTGGCCGACTTCCTGCGCAACGACATCGCGCCGCTGATCTCGGGCCATCAGGCCTTCAAGCTGCGCGTCGGCATCAACGCGCTCGATCTCGTGGTTCGCCAACTGATACAGGCCGCGCCGGCGGACACTGCCGAGCATGTGCGCTTGAAAGAGTTGCTCGGACAGGATGGTACCTTGCTCGATCTCAATCGCGCACTGGCCGAGCAGATCGCTAGCGGTACCCTCGATCTCACGACGCCGGGGCTGAAGGAGCACCTCTGGCAGACCACGCTCGACAAGCTCGCTGTCGACCAGCCCAACTATGCCGCCTACAAACGAGAGGCGGGGAGGGACCGAGATGGCGCCTAA
- a CDS encoding flavin reductase family protein — MEYLSTDLSPRERYKILTSFVLPRPIAWVTTMGETGVVNAAPFSFFNVMGEDPPLCVFAINLRPDGRVKDTLVNIRRAGEFVVHITDEPLAQAMHETGGDFPPEVSEPDHLGLKLSPSRMISVPRLAAAPFAMECKTWQLIDVNGDRVLVLGEGLAFHIRDELWDTERMRVEMELFHPVGRMFADRYCRTNDRMDFPPARGIAATK, encoded by the coding sequence ATGGAATACCTCTCCACCGATCTCAGCCCGCGCGAGCGCTACAAGATCCTGACCTCCTTCGTGCTGCCGCGGCCGATCGCCTGGGTCACGACCATGGGCGAGACCGGCGTCGTCAACGCCGCGCCGTTCTCGTTCTTCAACGTGATGGGCGAGGATCCGCCGCTGTGCGTGTTCGCGATCAATCTGCGCCCGGACGGCCGGGTGAAGGATACGCTGGTCAATATCCGCCGCGCCGGCGAGTTCGTCGTCCACATCACCGACGAGCCGCTGGCGCAAGCAATGCACGAGACCGGTGGCGACTTTCCGCCCGAGGTCAGCGAACCGGATCATCTCGGGCTGAAGCTCTCGCCCTCGCGCATGATCTCGGTGCCGCGGCTCGCGGCCGCGCCGTTCGCCATGGAGTGCAAGACCTGGCAGCTGATCGACGTCAACGGGGATCGCGTGCTGGTGCTCGGCGAAGGGCTCGCCTTTCACATCCGCGATGAGCTGTGGGACACCGAGAGGATGCGCGTCGAGATGGAGCTGTTCCATCCCGTGGGCCGCATGTTCGCCGACCGTTATTGCCGGACCAACGACCGGATGGATTTCCCGCCGGCGAGAGGGATAGCGGCAACTAAATAG
- a CDS encoding SDR family NAD(P)-dependent oxidoreductase codes for MTPFDLTGRVAVVTGGNGGIGLGIAQALASSGCNVSIWGRNTEKNKAAAASMAAGPGKVDTRICDVTSPASVADAMKATLDTFGRVDGCFANAGIGGGGRKPFIERSEEEWRTMFATNLDGVFHAFQAAARHMTARAEAGDAFGRLVATSSLASLFGTARNEHYAATKAAINALCRALAVELARYGVTANAILPGWIKSDMTAGIMGNEKFVANVMPRIPVRRFGEPSDFGGIAVYLMSKASSYHTADWFVIDGGYTAF; via the coding sequence ATGACCCCGTTCGATCTCACCGGCCGCGTGGCGGTCGTCACCGGCGGCAATGGAGGGATAGGCCTCGGCATCGCCCAGGCACTTGCGTCCAGTGGCTGCAACGTCTCGATCTGGGGACGCAACACGGAGAAGAACAAGGCGGCTGCCGCGTCGATGGCCGCAGGCCCTGGCAAGGTCGACACGCGCATCTGCGACGTGACGAGCCCCGCCTCCGTCGCTGACGCCATGAAGGCCACGCTCGACACGTTCGGCCGCGTCGACGGCTGCTTCGCGAATGCCGGCATCGGCGGCGGCGGCCGCAAGCCCTTCATCGAGCGCAGCGAGGAAGAGTGGCGCACGATGTTCGCGACCAATCTCGACGGCGTCTTCCACGCCTTCCAGGCCGCCGCCAGGCACATGACTGCGCGCGCCGAAGCCGGCGATGCGTTCGGCCGGCTGGTTGCGACATCAAGCCTCGCCTCGCTTTTCGGCACCGCGCGCAACGAGCACTATGCGGCGACCAAGGCCGCCATCAACGCGCTGTGCCGTGCGCTGGCGGTCGAGCTCGCCCGCTACGGCGTGACGGCCAATGCGATCCTGCCAGGCTGGATCAAGAGCGACATGACGGCGGGCATCATGGGCAACGAGAAGTTCGTCGCCAACGTGATGCCGCGCATTCCGGTGCGCCGCTTCGGCGAGCCGTCGGATTTCGGCGGCATCGCCGTCTACCTGATGAGCAAGGCGTCGTCCTACCACACAGCCGACTGGTTTGTGATCGACGGCGGCTATACCGCGTTCTGA
- the yghU gene encoding glutathione-dependent disulfide-bond oxidoreductase, producing MSEQNSYVPPKVWTWNKASGGRFANINRPIAGPTHDKELPVGRHPLQLYSLGTPNGVKVTVMLEELLALGHAGAEYDAWLIRIGEGDQFGSGFVAINPNSKIPALLDRSAAEPVRVFESGAILVYLAEKFGAFLPTEPAKRAECLSWLFWQMSAAPYLGGGFGHFYAYAPMKIEYAIDRFAMEVKRQLDVLDRRLAESEYLAGPDYTIADIAVWPWYGALAKGLLYEGGEFLSVQEYKNVQRWTDQIAQRPPVKRGRMVNRVSGDPASQLHERHDASDFETKTQDKIEQGK from the coding sequence GTGTCTGAACAGAACAGCTATGTGCCGCCCAAGGTCTGGACCTGGAACAAGGCCAGCGGCGGCCGCTTCGCCAACATCAACCGCCCGATCGCCGGGCCGACCCATGACAAGGAATTGCCTGTCGGCCGTCATCCCTTGCAACTCTATTCGCTGGGCACGCCGAACGGTGTGAAGGTCACAGTCATGCTGGAGGAACTGCTGGCGCTGGGGCATGCCGGCGCGGAGTATGACGCCTGGTTGATCCGCATCGGCGAGGGCGACCAGTTCGGCTCCGGCTTCGTCGCGATCAATCCGAACTCCAAGATCCCGGCGCTCTTGGACCGCAGCGCTGCCGAGCCGGTCCGCGTGTTCGAGTCCGGCGCGATCCTCGTCTATCTCGCCGAGAAGTTCGGCGCCTTTCTCCCCACCGAGCCGGCCAAGCGGGCCGAATGCCTATCCTGGCTGTTTTGGCAGATGAGCGCCGCGCCCTATCTCGGCGGCGGCTTCGGCCACTTCTACGCCTATGCCCCGATGAAGATCGAATACGCCATCGACCGCTTCGCGATGGAGGTGAAGCGCCAGCTCGACGTGCTCGACCGGCGTCTGGCCGAGAGCGAGTATCTCGCCGGGCCGGACTACACCATCGCCGACATCGCGGTGTGGCCGTGGTACGGCGCGCTCGCCAAAGGCCTGCTCTATGAAGGCGGCGAGTTCCTGTCCGTGCAGGAGTACAAGAACGTGCAACGCTGGACCGACCAGATCGCGCAGCGTCCCCCGGTCAAGCGCGGCCGCATGGTCAACCGCGTCTCCGGTGATCCCGCCAGCCAGCTCCACGAACGCCACGACGCCAGCGATTTCGAGACGAAGACGCAGGACAAGATCGAGCAGGGGAAGTAG